From a region of the Candidatus Sysuiplasma jiujiangense genome:
- a CDS encoding acylphosphatase, which yields MHVEEADICLHAVFYGTVQGVSFRAYAKRFADGGGVKGWIRNLSDGSVEAVFQGRRDAVYAVLELCRKGNPYARITRIDANEIACTDSPECFTIR from the coding sequence ATGCACGTGGAAGAAGCGGATATATGCCTGCATGCCGTTTTTTATGGAACCGTTCAGGGTGTTTCATTCCGTGCATATGCAAAGAGATTCGCCGACGGCGGCGGCGTGAAGGGATGGATCAGGAACTTGAGCGACGGCAGTGTCGAGGCTGTCTTTCAGGGAAGAAGGGACGCGGTGTACGCTGTCCTCGAACTGTGCAGGAAGGGAAATCCGTACGCGCGGATAACACGCATCGATGCCAATGAGATCGCGTGCACAGATTCGCCGGAGTGCTTCACAATAAGATAG